Proteins co-encoded in one Desulfitobacterium hafniense DCB-2 genomic window:
- a CDS encoding DUF2275 domain-containing protein has translation MKEPTSLPCELIQDILPLYVEEDVNPKTKDLVAKHLEECGSCRDFLKELKNEEPVLDDIPENLPEPDTFRKWFKRLRAGAIAGLIILILAAVGIGVVSYKAGTVAEKETIGTKDVVRVLKKAGLSLKASQSPVIDPNECLLGDIRPKVYNLDEEGFSQLYIYEFESTLARKKTIEGIERQDNPFMQRMSHRAYAAKNMVLVMTFNVAQENMENMEQAEKIFAQLAPITFTLGKTVFYDLNQGEKWVLYGEGEHWEAKLVVAAFEEKWIDEKGYKQSRYYVNKTPFINYKGNPEEIEKISYGFQHGLHGQRSGFEGGFRQGNFDEEQTHVYGGSPIFWGEFGFSQTYIVDKNEPGQFSAEWNGEEESFELTLQES, from the coding sequence ATGAAGGAGCCAACTTCTCTCCCATGTGAGTTGATTCAGGATATTCTCCCTTTGTATGTGGAGGAGGATGTCAATCCCAAGACGAAGGACCTGGTAGCCAAGCATTTGGAAGAGTGCGGCTCTTGCCGGGACTTCCTCAAGGAATTAAAAAATGAGGAGCCTGTGCTGGATGATATTCCGGAAAACTTGCCGGAACCGGATACCTTTAGAAAGTGGTTTAAGCGCCTTAGGGCAGGAGCGATAGCGGGGCTGATCATCTTAATATTGGCAGCTGTCGGGATCGGTGTGGTGAGCTATAAAGCCGGGACTGTGGCAGAAAAGGAAACGATCGGCACCAAGGACGTGGTAAGGGTATTGAAAAAGGCAGGACTTAGTTTGAAAGCCAGCCAATCTCCGGTCATCGATCCTAATGAATGCCTGTTGGGGGATATTCGGCCCAAGGTCTATAATTTAGACGAGGAAGGTTTCAGCCAGTTGTATATCTATGAATTTGAATCGACTTTAGCGAGGAAAAAGACTATAGAGGGCATAGAAAGGCAGGATAATCCTTTTATGCAGCGGATGTCTCACCGTGCTTATGCCGCCAAAAATATGGTGCTGGTTATGACCTTCAATGTGGCTCAGGAGAACATGGAAAACATGGAACAGGCGGAAAAGATCTTCGCTCAACTCGCTCCCATCACCTTTACCTTAGGCAAAACCGTCTTTTATGATTTGAACCAAGGGGAAAAATGGGTTCTCTATGGGGAAGGGGAGCATTGGGAGGCCAAGCTCGTGGTCGCTGCTTTTGAAGAAAAGTGGATTGACGAAAAGGGTTATAAGCAATCAAGGTATTATGTCAATAAAACCCCTTTTATTAATTACAAAGGAAATCCGGAGGAGATAGAAAAGATCAGCTATGGATTCCAACATGGTCTCCATGGGCAGAGATCCGGATTTGAAGGAGGGTTTAGGCAAGGTAACTTTGATGAGGAACAGACCCATGTCTATGGAGGGTCGCCAATATTCTGGGGCGAATTTGGCTTTAGTCAGACCTATATAGTCGATAAAAACGAACCAGGGCAATTCTCCGCTGAGTGGAATGGCGAAGAAGAGAGCTTTGAATTGACCTTACAGGAATCATAA
- a CDS encoding methyl-accepting chemotaxis protein — protein MGDQTVMEEHVKFINFSFTLIYWFAFLATLILSLIGIFSNSYSAIILAVGATFQSILIYFKKPADIVSALIILVGFAAPSNIAMDIPASAGVYGTMFLCIAATYLSGRLIAISGIAEICFLLFIGIVQRAYNFNEFMASVFGMVFVVCFLLFLTLAGNKIIKRVIAKEAEAKGHLTNLSKTLDTILLSTASLDKYVGNCYQSIASVKESSNTLTRAIQEITHGVISQTDSITHINIGIKDANQEFIRINEISKQLTEVSQKASEVVSAGSEKIHLMDNQMDIIKETSTKACATVQELDSNMEEVNRFLSGIKTISDQTNLLALNAAIEAARAGESGKGFAVVADEVRVLAEQTNIAVQQINNIINQINAKTKNVLDEVNRGNIVAEEGGIAVKYVSDSFESIHLSFMNIERAVSNQFSKISETWTLLESLQDEVQSIASISEEHAAATEEMNAISEEQAANIEAISNLMGDVKQANVDLLDAVNLKN, from the coding sequence ATGGGTGATCAGACAGTTATGGAAGAACATGTAAAATTCATTAATTTTTCCTTTACTCTTATCTATTGGTTTGCGTTTTTGGCGACTTTAATTTTAAGCCTTATTGGGATTTTTTCTAACTCTTATTCGGCGATTATATTAGCTGTCGGTGCGACCTTTCAATCTATACTGATTTATTTTAAAAAGCCAGCCGACATTGTCAGTGCTCTCATTATTTTGGTTGGTTTTGCCGCACCTTCCAACATTGCAATGGATATCCCCGCGTCTGCAGGGGTGTATGGAACCATGTTTTTGTGCATTGCGGCCACATATCTTAGTGGCAGGCTCATAGCAATAAGTGGCATAGCTGAAATCTGTTTTCTTTTGTTTATAGGAATAGTCCAACGGGCCTATAATTTCAATGAATTTATGGCATCTGTTTTCGGGATGGTCTTTGTCGTTTGTTTCCTGCTTTTCTTGACTCTGGCAGGAAACAAAATAATCAAGAGAGTTATCGCCAAAGAAGCTGAGGCCAAAGGACACCTTACCAACCTAAGTAAGACATTGGACACTATCCTTTTGAGTACTGCCAGCCTGGACAAATATGTCGGCAATTGTTATCAAAGTATCGCTTCTGTAAAGGAGTCCAGCAACACCCTAACCCGAGCCATTCAAGAGATAACCCATGGGGTTATCAGCCAGACCGATAGTATCACTCACATCAACATCGGGATAAAGGATGCCAATCAGGAATTCATCAGAATCAATGAAATATCCAAGCAATTAACCGAAGTTTCCCAAAAGGCAAGTGAAGTTGTATCGGCAGGTTCCGAAAAAATCCATCTGATGGATAATCAGATGGACATTATTAAGGAGACCTCTACCAAAGCTTGTGCGACAGTCCAGGAACTGGACAGTAATATGGAGGAAGTTAATCGCTTCCTTTCCGGTATCAAGACGATTTCAGATCAGACCAATTTATTGGCCCTAAATGCGGCCATAGAGGCAGCGAGAGCAGGGGAATCTGGAAAAGGCTTCGCGGTGGTCGCCGATGAAGTGAGGGTGCTTGCCGAACAAACAAACATTGCGGTTCAGCAGATTAACAATATCATAAATCAAATTAATGCCAAAACCAAAAATGTCCTGGATGAGGTGAACAGGGGCAATATCGTCGCTGAGGAAGGCGGAATCGCAGTAAAGTATGTATCAGATAGTTTTGAAAGTATTCACCTGTCCTTTATGAATATTGAACGAGCAGTATCCAACCAATTCAGCAAAATCAGTGAGACATGGACTTTACTGGAAAGTCTGCAGGATGAAGTCCAGAGTATCGCAAGTATTTCCGAGGAACACGCTGCTGCTACAGAAGAAATGAATGCTATTTCCGAAGAACAAGCAGCAAATATTGAAGCGATTTCCAATCTCATGGGGGATGTCAAGCAAGCTAACGTTGATTTGCTCGATGCTGTGAATCTAAAGAATTAA
- a CDS encoding FAD-dependent oxidoreductase — MSHFTRRDFLKGATATAAGVALTGILTGCSSASVGTGNSDPVAPADSASTGTPTKSTKWYDEAYFKKPASITDIKEKFDVDVVVVGAGNGGCIAAVSAADLGAKVAWVEQNAGPIMWAGEIHALNSKVGKEKYGITFTEAEKNEIVNDICRYASYEVDQRLIKLWADNSGRTMDWFSKKMAAKGVSMHVETDMYKSDMYRTNNRGEHCAYKGEWVEMGPKKMGSEVANPIWVEIATEMGVQKFFEHTALQLLQDSSGKVNGIIVQRKKDNAYIQINAAKGVIISTGGYSGNTEMMDALRYRCKDNVVNNLGGAGHNGDGIKMAMWAGAAIDRNHGGGVAFDRAAVDLDHHTGEPYTSGLDDMWWPGSQPWLAVNTHGERFMNEKAPYDSKIHGASKQPKQIWFQIFDSNYWEDVNAFHTTICSRVVAAPGARNSEVLPGVFPCQTKEEFDKAYMEPALKSGKLKKADTLEDLAKQLGLPADALAATVKRYNENAAKGFDADFGKDPGSLRPVAQGPFYGIALGNWLLCTFNGVRINTNIQAINENGDPIQGLYVTGNDSGGFFANTYPQYYGGLAHGRTTCFARLAALHAITGSIYES; from the coding sequence ATGAGTCATTTTACAAGGAGAGACTTTCTCAAAGGTGCAACAGCTACCGCTGCAGGGGTAGCCTTAACAGGCATTCTCACCGGCTGCTCCAGTGCCAGTGTCGGCACGGGAAATTCTGACCCCGTTGCTCCAGCTGATAGTGCCAGTACCGGTACTCCCACCAAGAGCACCAAATGGTATGATGAAGCGTATTTCAAAAAGCCGGCATCCATTACGGATATTAAAGAAAAATTTGATGTGGATGTAGTGGTTGTCGGTGCAGGGAACGGCGGTTGCATCGCCGCCGTCAGTGCCGCTGATCTGGGCGCTAAGGTCGCTTGGGTCGAGCAAAATGCAGGACCTATTATGTGGGCCGGTGAAATTCATGCCCTGAACTCCAAAGTCGGTAAGGAAAAATACGGCATAACCTTTACTGAAGCAGAAAAGAATGAGATTGTCAACGATATTTGCCGTTATGCAAGTTATGAAGTGGATCAACGTTTAATTAAGTTATGGGCAGACAACTCAGGGAGGACCATGGACTGGTTTTCGAAAAAGATGGCTGCCAAGGGTGTGAGCATGCACGTTGAGACCGATATGTACAAAAGCGATATGTACAGGACAAATAACCGCGGCGAGCATTGTGCTTACAAAGGCGAGTGGGTGGAAATGGGGCCTAAAAAGATGGGGTCCGAAGTTGCCAATCCCATCTGGGTGGAAATCGCCACAGAAATGGGCGTTCAGAAATTTTTCGAGCATACCGCCCTGCAACTGCTTCAGGACAGCAGCGGAAAGGTAAATGGTATTATTGTTCAGCGTAAAAAGGATAACGCCTATATCCAGATCAATGCGGCTAAAGGAGTGATTATCTCCACAGGCGGATACTCTGGGAATACGGAGATGATGGATGCCCTTCGCTATCGCTGCAAAGATAACGTTGTCAATAATCTGGGCGGTGCCGGACATAACGGCGATGGCATTAAGATGGCTATGTGGGCCGGAGCTGCCATTGATCGCAATCATGGCGGCGGAGTTGCCTTTGACCGAGCCGCTGTGGATTTGGACCATCATACTGGGGAACCTTATACTTCCGGTCTGGATGATATGTGGTGGCCGGGAAGCCAGCCCTGGCTGGCGGTCAATACCCACGGCGAGCGCTTTATGAATGAAAAGGCACCGTATGATTCTAAAATCCATGGCGCCAGCAAACAACCCAAGCAAATCTGGTTCCAGATCTTCGACAGCAATTATTGGGAAGACGTCAATGCCTTCCATACGACCATTTGTTCACGGGTAGTCGCCGCTCCGGGTGCCCGTAATTCCGAGGTACTGCCGGGTGTCTTCCCATGCCAGACAAAAGAAGAATTTGATAAGGCTTACATGGAACCGGCTCTCAAAAGCGGTAAGCTGAAAAAGGCCGATACCCTGGAAGACCTGGCTAAGCAATTGGGCCTTCCGGCCGACGCTTTGGCCGCTACCGTGAAACGCTATAATGAGAATGCGGCGAAGGGCTTTGATGCTGACTTCGGCAAAGATCCGGGAAGTCTACGTCCTGTCGCCCAAGGTCCCTTTTATGGTATTGCTCTGGGGAACTGGTTATTGTGCACCTTTAATGGCGTTAGAATTAATACCAATATCCAAGCCATCAATGAAAACGGTGATCCCATCCAGGGTTTGTATGTAACCGGGAACGACAGTGGCGGCTTCTTTGCGAATACCTATCCTCAATACTATGGTGGACTAGCTCATGGAAGAACCACCTGCTTTGCCCGCTTGGCGGCTTTACATGCCATAACCGGGTCCATTTACGAAAGTTAA
- a CDS encoding methyltetrahydrofolate cobalamin methyltransferase, giving the protein MIIIGEKINGAIPSVAKAIAEKDVAFIHNLAKIQSNAGADFIDVCASTDTSIELETLKWLIDLVQEVSDTPICIDSPQAQTCVDAIKFCKRSGLINSVSGEGDKIDVVFPVIADTQWECVALLCDDTGIPKTAEKRLEVFAHIMKRAKEFNIAPSRLHIDPLVEMLCTSEEGINMIMDVIREIKRQYPDIHVTGGFSNISFNLPARKLVNQAFCVLAMNAGMDSGIIDPTNQDLIGMIHATEALLGQDEYCMEYIGAFREGRFGQKK; this is encoded by the coding sequence ATGATCATCATCGGAGAAAAAATCAACGGTGCTATTCCTTCGGTGGCTAAAGCGATCGCCGAAAAGGATGTTGCTTTTATTCACAACCTTGCCAAAATCCAATCCAATGCAGGTGCAGATTTTATTGATGTCTGCGCATCCACGGATACAAGCATCGAACTCGAAACCCTGAAGTGGCTGATTGACTTAGTGCAGGAAGTCAGTGATACCCCTATTTGTATTGACAGTCCACAAGCCCAGACCTGCGTCGATGCCATCAAATTTTGCAAGCGATCGGGGCTTATTAACTCTGTATCCGGCGAAGGAGATAAGATTGACGTAGTATTTCCGGTCATTGCCGATACCCAATGGGAATGTGTTGCATTGCTCTGCGACGACACCGGTATTCCTAAAACCGCTGAGAAACGCCTTGAAGTGTTTGCTCACATCATGAAAAGGGCTAAAGAATTTAATATAGCGCCGTCCCGTCTGCACATCGACCCGCTTGTCGAAATGCTCTGTACTTCGGAAGAGGGCATCAATATGATCATGGATGTCATCAGAGAAATTAAGCGTCAATATCCGGATATCCATGTCACCGGTGGATTCAGCAACATTTCATTTAACCTGCCGGCTCGCAAACTTGTTAATCAGGCATTTTGTGTGCTCGCAATGAATGCGGGCATGGATAGCGGCATTATCGACCCTACCAATCAGGATTTGATCGGCATGATCCATGCAACGGAAGCCCTGCTGGGGCAGGATGAATATTGTATGGAATACATTGGGGCCTTTCGTGAGGGACGATTCGGTCAAAAAAAATAA
- a CDS encoding PucR family transcriptional regulator: MKLCMGIIEDGISGDIIYKNYLNTDIPFNLERAEMYCESTKVLNAGVLNIAHAENLPEEMIVQEGAALICIGMPAELYTKSPLILLVLDQSKKVAELSNEVNRIFFEYNSLELRLHEAVNKGKSIQYLVEQMAQFLNNELVVMNAEFKLIGQSNSTIHMCEISGIKQPDSHGRLSTEHVEFFKNDLIYSNVKNMREPFIYEPSIFICRVICMNVFFQDDFVCRVVIAEDRSTFRGYEAGLLHFFTSFIQLVYDLAGYSGDIMPREHMVEIFSALISGESIESWRLKNSVSQHGWNYDGPFLCASIMPSDRDYYNRTIPYYCQMINRDFKGCCAFEYERKIVCIVNLEYYNGSGECFNSVYLETLRDGYFRVGYSNVFTSIVDIQAHYVQAKISLRIGLDQFPSRWYYKFSDIVLFYMESKLTEELDGQFLCSPKIIGLDSYDRANSSDYLHTLKVYLDNQMNAVKTAKDLFIHRATMVNRLERIKELAGINFKDPDDILYIKISIRLFYKADRRG, translated from the coding sequence ATGAAGCTCTGTATGGGAATCATAGAAGATGGAATCTCCGGAGATATTATTTATAAAAACTATCTGAATACCGATATTCCCTTTAATTTGGAGAGAGCGGAAATGTATTGCGAGAGTACGAAGGTTTTAAATGCCGGGGTTCTCAACATTGCTCATGCTGAGAATTTACCGGAAGAGATGATCGTGCAAGAAGGGGCGGCACTGATCTGCATCGGTATGCCTGCAGAATTGTATACTAAATCGCCGCTTATATTACTTGTACTTGATCAGTCCAAGAAAGTAGCCGAGCTGTCCAACGAAGTTAACCGGATTTTTTTTGAATATAATTCTCTGGAACTTAGACTCCATGAGGCGGTTAATAAGGGAAAAAGCATTCAATACCTGGTTGAGCAAATGGCGCAGTTTTTAAACAATGAACTGGTTGTGATGAACGCTGAATTCAAGTTGATCGGTCAATCAAACAGTACGATTCATATGTGTGAGATTTCTGGTATTAAGCAGCCTGACAGCCATGGCAGGCTCTCGACGGAGCATGTGGAATTTTTTAAGAATGATCTTATTTATTCCAATGTAAAAAACATGAGGGAACCTTTTATCTATGAACCCAGTATTTTCATTTGCCGGGTTATTTGTATGAATGTGTTCTTCCAGGATGATTTTGTATGCCGAGTCGTAATCGCCGAGGATCGCAGTACTTTTCGGGGTTATGAAGCCGGGCTTTTGCATTTTTTCACATCCTTTATTCAACTTGTATACGACCTGGCCGGCTACAGTGGTGACATTATGCCGCGAGAACATATGGTTGAGATTTTCTCCGCCCTTATCAGCGGCGAATCGATTGAAAGCTGGCGCTTGAAAAACAGTGTTTCACAGCATGGCTGGAATTATGACGGGCCTTTCCTGTGCGCCAGTATAATGCCGAGTGATAGGGATTACTATAACCGGACAATCCCGTATTATTGTCAGATGATCAATCGCGATTTCAAAGGCTGCTGTGCCTTTGAGTATGAACGTAAAATTGTTTGCATTGTCAATTTGGAGTATTACAATGGTTCGGGAGAATGTTTCAACTCGGTCTATTTAGAGACTCTGCGGGACGGTTATTTCCGAGTGGGATACAGTAATGTTTTTACCAGTATCGTGGATATTCAAGCTCATTATGTGCAGGCTAAAATCAGCTTGAGAATTGGCTTAGACCAATTCCCTTCCCGTTGGTATTATAAATTTTCAGATATTGTCCTTTTTTATATGGAATCCAAGCTAACTGAAGAACTGGACGGACAATTTCTGTGTTCCCCTAAAATCATCGGCCTGGATAGCTACGATAGGGCGAATTCGAGTGATTACCTTCACACATTAAAGGTTTACCTGGACAATCAAATGAACGCAGTCAAGACTGCAAAAGATTTATTTATTCATCGTGCCACGATGGTCAATCGATTAGAGAGAATTAAAGAGTTGGCCGGCATAAATTTCAAGGACCCTGATGACATTCTCTATATAAAAATATCTATCAGACTTTTTTATAAAGCTGATAGACGGGGATAG
- a CDS encoding RNA polymerase sigma factor, producing MKTIEEIYKTYEKPIFHYFYGLTGNTHLAEELTQETFFQVLRTFSGFRGEAQVTTWLYKVARNVYSMWKRKQKTSFPLPESDVLKGPASYEPDTVLEFKEKLTLTGKVLQELPENYREVFWLREWHELAYEQIAVIIGKSVPWVKVTLHRARLQFRKNYAEKEGKE from the coding sequence GTGAAAACCATCGAAGAAATCTATAAAACCTATGAAAAGCCTATCTTCCACTACTTCTATGGCCTGACAGGCAATACCCATCTCGCCGAGGAATTGACTCAGGAAACCTTTTTTCAGGTCCTGAGGACTTTTTCCGGATTCCGGGGGGAAGCCCAGGTGACCACCTGGCTGTACAAGGTGGCGCGCAATGTGTACAGCATGTGGAAAAGAAAGCAGAAGACAAGTTTCCCACTGCCCGAATCGGATGTGTTAAAGGGGCCGGCGTCTTATGAACCGGATACGGTTCTGGAATTCAAAGAGAAGCTGACGCTGACCGGAAAAGTCCTTCAAGAGCTCCCTGAGAACTATCGGGAAGTATTCTGGCTGAGGGAATGGCATGAATTGGCTTATGAGCAGATCGCCGTGATTATAGGGAAGTCGGTGCCCTGGGTAAAAGTTACCTTACACCGGGCCAGGCTGCAGTTCCGTAAAAACTATGCAGAAAAGGAGGGAAAAGAATGA
- a CDS encoding uroporphyrinogen decarboxylase family protein, translated as MTITKRENYLMAMNHEKPLWTPVFLYDNAAVGFCAAPGPWFEKGPVGGGYDGFGVRWITPESGSGTPIPAPNEYILTSETVQDWKKLVKFPNVNDFDWEDYAKAELTPYNRNEVTIDFGSGNGPFERLAALMGFEEALIALLEEPEACDELIGAIVDYKIEVAEKVAKYYKADYFTNYDDIATERGLFMSPSTFRKIIKPHTKRMYDAIRSLGMQPIQHTCGYAQDVIEDFIEMGAQAWTSVQPTNDIVALQKKYGDKISFIGGFNTNGRAAQVDATDEEIVKEVYRTLDTYGPQGSFIFFAYKLANTLDMNKFMAECMRAIGPAIARSMENAGLSQV; from the coding sequence ATGACCATTACAAAAAGAGAAAATTATCTTATGGCAATGAACCATGAAAAGCCCCTTTGGACGCCCGTTTTTTTGTATGACAACGCTGCCGTCGGTTTTTGTGCCGCACCTGGCCCCTGGTTTGAGAAAGGTCCGGTCGGCGGTGGCTACGACGGATTCGGGGTGCGCTGGATTACTCCCGAATCGGGGAGCGGCACACCAATTCCCGCTCCCAATGAATATATTCTTACTTCGGAAACGGTTCAGGACTGGAAAAAACTTGTCAAGTTCCCCAATGTCAATGATTTCGACTGGGAAGATTATGCTAAGGCCGAATTGACACCTTACAACAGGAACGAAGTGACGATCGATTTCGGCAGCGGAAATGGTCCCTTCGAGCGTCTGGCTGCTCTGATGGGTTTCGAAGAAGCACTCATTGCACTTCTCGAAGAACCTGAAGCCTGTGATGAATTGATCGGAGCTATTGTTGACTATAAGATCGAAGTTGCTGAAAAAGTGGCAAAATACTACAAAGCTGATTATTTTACAAATTATGATGATATTGCTACGGAACGAGGTTTGTTCATGTCTCCGAGCACTTTCCGTAAAATCATCAAACCCCATACCAAGCGCATGTACGATGCTATAAGATCTTTGGGCATGCAGCCCATACAACACACCTGCGGCTATGCTCAGGACGTCATCGAGGATTTCATCGAGATGGGCGCTCAGGCGTGGACCTCTGTGCAGCCAACTAATGATATTGTCGCGCTTCAGAAAAAATATGGCGATAAAATTTCCTTTATTGGCGGTTTTAATACCAATGGCCGGGCGGCACAGGTGGACGCCACCGATGAAGAAATTGTGAAAGAGGTCTATCGCACCCTTGACACCTATGGCCCGCAGGGAAGTTTCATTTTCTTTGCCTATAAGCTTGCAAACACGTTGGATATGAACAAGTTTATGGCTGAATGCATGCGAGCTATTGGCCCAGCAATCGCTCGTTCAATGGAGAATGCCGGGCTTAGCCAAGTTTAA
- a CDS encoding GTP-binding protein, whose amino-acid sequence MHVKIIILGGFLGSGKTSVLLQLAKYLITQERDNKSEIKVAILENEIGTVGIDDKILANAGFTVENLFAGCVCCTLAGELVSSVKKMQNELNPAWLIIEATGVAFPGSISKAIFEAIGVGAYILTIVDAKRWRRLVSAMEPLVAGQLEESSQVLVNKKDLVNASELAQVKISVQEYSRAAKVICISAKEEIPVQCWQDMISEMG is encoded by the coding sequence ATGCATGTGAAAATAATAATTTTGGGTGGCTTTTTGGGTTCAGGAAAAACAAGTGTACTGTTGCAGTTGGCAAAGTATCTAATCACTCAGGAAAGAGATAATAAGTCTGAGATTAAAGTAGCAATTCTGGAAAACGAAATCGGCACGGTAGGAATCGATGATAAAATTCTTGCCAACGCTGGATTCACTGTTGAAAATCTCTTTGCCGGTTGCGTTTGCTGCACTTTGGCAGGAGAGCTGGTTTCAAGCGTTAAAAAAATGCAAAACGAACTGAATCCTGCCTGGCTGATTATTGAAGCAACTGGTGTTGCCTTTCCCGGAAGCATTAGCAAAGCAATCTTTGAGGCTATTGGAGTTGGGGCCTATATATTAACCATTGTAGATGCAAAGAGATGGAGAAGATTAGTAAGTGCAATGGAACCGCTGGTAGCGGGACAACTTGAAGAGAGTTCGCAAGTATTGGTGAATAAAAAAGATCTTGTAAATGCCAGTGAACTTGCTCAAGTAAAAATAAGCGTCCAAGAATATTCCAGAGCCGCAAAGGTTATTTGCATATCTGCGAAGGAAGAAATACCTGTTCAATGCTGGCAGGATATGATAAGTGAAATGGGGTGA
- a CDS encoding corrinoid protein, which translates to MAKVNEVKISVEMGKTKIVPGLVQAALDEGNTAKELLQAMVDSMSVVGDKFSAGEIYVPEMLLAAKAMAKGVEVLKPHLTGDASASLGTCVIGTVAGDLHDIGKNLVGMMIESAGFDMVDLGVDVPASKWVEAIKENGNVTLVACSGLLTTTMPALKEAVQTIKESGLTGFKIIVGGAPVTQAYANEIGADGYAGDAGSAAIKAKELVNV; encoded by the coding sequence ATGGCGAAAGTAAATGAAGTCAAAATATCGGTGGAGATGGGAAAAACCAAAATTGTTCCGGGGCTGGTACAAGCAGCATTGGATGAAGGAAATACTGCGAAAGAACTTCTTCAGGCAATGGTTGATTCAATGAGTGTGGTTGGGGACAAATTTTCCGCCGGAGAAATTTATGTGCCGGAAATGCTGCTGGCCGCCAAAGCAATGGCCAAAGGCGTTGAGGTTCTAAAGCCGCATCTGACAGGTGATGCATCAGCTTCTTTGGGTACTTGTGTTATCGGGACGGTAGCAGGAGATCTTCATGATATCGGGAAAAATCTGGTTGGCATGATGATAGAAAGCGCAGGATTTGATATGGTTGATCTTGGTGTAGATGTCCCTGCTTCTAAATGGGTAGAGGCAATTAAAGAAAATGGGAACGTAACTTTAGTGGCTTGTTCAGGACTTCTTACGACAACTATGCCCGCTCTGAAGGAAGCAGTTCAAACCATCAAAGAGAGCGGACTTACCGGATTTAAGATTATTGTCGGTGGGGCTCCTGTAACGCAGGCGTATGCTAATGAAATCGGTGCCGACGGCTATGCTGGGGATGCAGGCAGCGCAGCAATCAAAGCAAAGGAATTAGTCAACGTGTAA
- a CDS encoding LysR family transcriptional regulator, with product MDFFDVQCFLSVAKNLNLSLAAKEMFITQPAMSKKISALEEDFGVKLFNRTRHKVELTSAGKSVQKNFAYILDCYENTKIEAKKIGISEYNHLSIGYHGPTEWAKMNDVVQEFHKRHPHIEIDVVVGDWGPLILDLINGKLDVVFSERSEILDVTILDSIFLFRDFAALAVSKSSPLAQYDQIKPELVKNEKIIMTNNKGAARSLKYIIECLGKAGFDMENAKLADFYETTIAMASAGMGVAPIPRSFKIAGHQSVTYVDIDSDKIPMDFVLAWHINNEKPALHLFKDFCKQHEWPLT from the coding sequence ATGGATTTTTTTGATGTACAATGCTTTTTAAGTGTTGCTAAAAACTTAAACCTGTCCCTCGCCGCAAAAGAAATGTTCATTACCCAACCGGCAATGAGCAAGAAAATCAGTGCGCTTGAAGAAGATTTTGGGGTTAAATTATTCAATCGGACTCGCCATAAAGTGGAGTTGACTTCAGCAGGAAAGTCCGTCCAAAAGAACTTTGCCTATATTCTCGATTGTTATGAGAATACAAAAATTGAAGCCAAAAAAATCGGCATATCGGAATATAATCATCTGTCCATTGGTTATCATGGCCCCACGGAGTGGGCAAAAATGAACGATGTGGTTCAAGAATTCCATAAGAGACACCCACATATTGAAATTGATGTGGTCGTGGGAGACTGGGGGCCGTTGATCCTTGATCTGATCAATGGCAAATTGGACGTTGTCTTCAGCGAACGGTCGGAAATTCTTGACGTTACCATACTTGACAGCATTTTCTTGTTTCGCGATTTTGCGGCATTGGCCGTTTCAAAGTCCAGCCCTTTAGCTCAATACGACCAGATCAAACCTGAGCTTGTTAAAAACGAAAAAATTATCATGACCAATAACAAAGGTGCGGCAAGAAGTTTAAAATACATTATTGAATGCCTGGGCAAAGCCGGATTTGATATGGAAAACGCCAAATTAGCTGATTTCTATGAAACGACCATCGCCATGGCTTCGGCAGGTATGGGAGTTGCGCCTATTCCAAGGTCATTTAAAATTGCCGGTCATCAGTCTGTTACTTATGTGGATATTGATAGCGATAAAATTCCCATGGACTTTGTCTTAGCCTGGCATATCAACAACGAAAAGCCTGCCCTCCATTTATTTAAAGACTTCTGCAAGCAGCACGAATGGCCCCTCACATGA